DNA from Deltaproteobacteria bacterium:
CGCTCCTCGATGATTTCCGTATCCATCTTGCTTGCGACCGCGCAGGCCGCGGTCTTTCCGACGAACAATATGGCGGGGGACCGTATCCCTTCCTTTTCCGCGATGCGTCGCAAGCCGGCGAGCCGGCCCCGGAAAACCCGCTGGCCGCGGCGGGCTCCGTTTTCCACGACGGCGACGGGAGTCGCCGGGGGAAACCCCGCCTTCTCCATCAGGTCCCGCGCAAGCTCGGCCGCCCTCGCGACCCCCATGTAGACGGCGATCGTTCCGTCGTGCGGCAGCCGTTCCCAGTCGATCGCCGTTCCGTCCTTGCCTTCCGCTTCGTGGCCCGCGAGCAGCGTCACCGATGAGGAAGCGCCCCGTCGGGTCAGCGGGATCCCCGCGGAGGCGGCGCACCCGACGGCGGCCGTTATGCCGGGCACGATCTCGTGGGGGATGCCGGACGCGGCCAGGAATTCCGCTTCCTCGCCGCCGCGGCCGAAGACGAGCGGGTCGCCGGACTTGAGCCGCACGACCGATTTCCCCGCACGGGCGAGCCTGGCCATGGCTTCGTGGATCGCATTCTGCTTGAGCGCGGAGCCGTGGCCTGATGTTTTTCCGCGGCGCGCGAAGCAGACCTTGGCAGCCTTCGGGGATGCGAGAGAGAGAATCTCGTCCGGTACGAGATAATCGTGGATCACGGCGTCCGCCGCGCGCAGCAGGCCGAGCGCCCGCACGGTCAAAAGATCCGGGTCGCCGGGACCGGCGCCGACGATGTATACCTTGCCTTTCGACGGCCGGATATCCCGCCGCCTGCGGCCCCGCTCGAACCGGACCGAGATCTCCTCCTTGCGGTCTTCCATGAATTCGCGGAGCGCGCGTGCGGCGCCGGGATGTTTCCCTCCCGTGGATACCGCGAGCGTGAAAGATCCGAATCGGACCGTGGCGGGGAGGATGAACGAGCATTCCTCCGGAACGTCCGCGACGTTCACGGGGATGCCCCGGCGCCTTGCTTCCCGCGAGACCAACCGGTTCGCAGCCGGGTCGGAAGTCGCGGCTAATGCCATCTCGGCGCCGTCCAGGTGCTCAGGGCGGAAAGGAGAGATGATCCCGACGAT
Protein-coding regions in this window:
- the cobA gene encoding uroporphyrinogen-III C-methyltransferase — protein: GMTTSGRYFPVFFDLRGARILVAGAGKVAERKIPALLAHGAKVTVVARKFSPAVRRMEERGEIVGIISPFRPEHLDGAEMALAATSDPAANRLVSREARRRGIPVNVADVPEECSFILPATVRFGSFTLAVSTGGKHPGAARALREFMEDRKEEISVRFERGRRRRDIRPSKGKVYIVGAGPGDPDLLTVRALGLLRAADAVIHDYLVPDEILSLASPKAAKVCFARRGKTSGHGSALKQNAIHEAMARLARAGKSVVRLKSGDPLVFGRGGEEAEFLAASGIPHEIVPGITAAVGCAASAGIPLTRRGASSSVTLLAGHEAEGKDGTAIDWERLPHDGTIAVYMGVARAAELARDLMEKAGFPPATPVAVVENGARRGQRVFRGRLAGLRRIAEKEGIRSPAILFVGKTAACAVASKMDTEIIEERNDGPCAKSV